One window from the genome of Daphnia pulex isolate KAP4 chromosome 9, ASM2113471v1 encodes:
- the LOC124203293 gene encoding uncharacterized protein LOC124203293, with protein MEEDISKSLKSALEDVLTEDEAIENNWTFVLTENVSLTKNNGADMSDNYSEQGSDSGSSIVVIDSPVLPSCDLHPVLGDTVNQQLLKNVEGQSEGFDLSDNISCSSHQSSNNGFLKECSPYEEMEQPDTWDCDHEADQPDGEESKTSNNSLANSQLLVEDIEALVVPTENDVETNTNLEFVQNEKTILKEFLVAENSPLTNDVTCQEDQSVSEIESGDSFVCGIVLEIIQTEEIRVKDFADHQQIDNLIACVEKQQILSEPEVSGLENDANPEVSRNEDAVILSDSSKSERDDEIACVGEQQVEVSFNTDLTDSVAYIEDNINSTETPEDTKAAQSIDAPVSERKVDFDEDTESSNHDPTQPDDQSSYSVDDESEDETWDLSLEAVVNANSLASSVSSLVQPPFSPSPMVIPADGYQRSHTMLKPDLLEEANRIEELDLMDYSAVTNPDLPADIVVANIVPDRHYVHRPNQRLNEKLSFVMAFALAAVFGFAIGHLIGLSDNFPSRCSLREEQMKHDGSRSYEGWTEEDWLVEVKRLASYNEELSRTLKELSGQDSTSCRFDFQVNELMTENWDLKQSIGRIRYGKPTRSVEDRDTINRLQTENQDLRAIVGKLRYRCGVQPISSPEPQDQAISTPSETFVPRPSAAEPLWNTFGVNLTSNWNRLINNGHNRSIEDQLNAVKESAIDFIRLIGLRQDELINLTRENNNKVTEKMEARFKKSVKKTADLLERVNKEHESFTSLLEEVENRLEKLRSKLEFHWSNLLQSYSGAGNRFVTSENTKPLNSDWFLSMGKQRDKMRRSEKQSEWMFDRAKNRELERRSRKFQTKQKKQKTFQGNSWNHYSS; from the exons ATGGAAGAAGACATCAGTAAGTCTCTGAAAAGTGCATTAGAAGATGTGCTAACTGAAGATGAAGCAATAGAGAATAACTGGACATTTGTCCTCACTGAAAATGTTTCTCTTACGAAGAATAATGGTGCAGACATGTCTGACAACTACAGTGAACAAGGGAGTGATTCAGGCAGCTCAATTGTAGTTATTGATTCCCCAGTCCTGCCTTCCTGCGATTTACATCCAGTTTTGG GTGACACAGTCAATCAAcagttattaaaaaatgttgagggGCAATCAGAAGGTTTTGATTTGTCTGATAACATCTCCTGCTCTTCCCATCAATCAAGTAACaatggatttttaaaagaatgcaGCCCCTATGAAGAAATGGAACAGCCAGATACTTGGGACTGTGACCATGAAGCTGATCAGCCTGATGGTGAAGAATCTAAAACATCAAACAATTCATTAGCAAATAGTCAGTTGCTTGTTGAAGACATAGAAGCCCTTGTGGTCCCAACTGAAAATGATGtggaaacaaacacaaatcttgaatttgttcaaaatgagaaaaccatattaaaagaatttcttgtTGCTGAGAATTCACCATTAACAAATGATGTCACCTGTCAAGAAGATCAAA GCGTTTCTGAGATTGAATCCGGCGATAGTTTCGTATGTGGCATCGTccttgaaataattcaaacagAAGAAATTAGAGTGAAAGATTTTGCTGATCACCAACAGATAGACAATTTAATCGCATGTGTAGAAAAACAGCAAA ttCTTTCTGAACCGGAAGTTAGTGGTTTAGAAAATGACGCCAATCCTGAAGTATCTCGAAATGAAGATGCTGTAATATTGAGTGACTCCTCTAAGAGCGAAAGAGATGATGAAATCGCTTGCGTCGGTGAGCAACAAG TGGAAGTTAGTTTTAATACCGATCTAACTGATTCGGTCGCCTATATTGAAGACAATATAAACTCCACTGAAACGCCAGAAGATACCAAAGCAGCTCAATCTATTGATGCGCCTGTTTCTGAAAGAAAAGTCGATTTCGACGAGGATACCGAATCTTCCAATCATGATCCTACTCAACCTGATGATCAGTCCAGCTATTCTGTGGACGATGAATCAGAGGATGAAACTTGGGATTTAAGTTTAGAAGCGGTAGTGAACGCTAATTCACTGGCTTCGTCCGTTTCGAGTCTTGTACAGCCTCCATTTTCTCCATCGCCCATGGTGATTCCAGCAGACGGGTATCAACGAAGTCATACGATGTTGAAACCTGATCTCTTGGAAGAAGCAAATCGAATTGAAGAACTAGACCTAATGGACTATTCTGCTGTGACTAATCCAGACCTTCCAGCTGATATAGTTGTAGCTAACATCGTTCCAGATCGACACTATGTGCACCGTCCCAATCAGCGTCTCAACGAAAAGCTAAGTTTCGTTATGGCTTTCGCATTGGCTGCAGTTTTCGGATTCGCCATAGGCCATTTAATAG gacTATCGGATAACTTTCCCTCTCGTTGCAGCCTACGAGAGGAGCAGATGAAGCACGACGGCTCTCGTTCATATGAAG GATGGACTGAAGAAGATTGGCTAGTTGAAGTCAAGCGTCTGGCATCTTATAATGAAGAGTTAAGCCGGACACTGAAGGAACTCTCTGGCCAGGACTCGACAAGTTGTCGCTTTGATTTTCAAGTTAACGAACTAATGACAGAAAACTGGGACCTAAAGCAGTCTATTGGACGAATTCGCTATGGCAAACCTACTCGATCAGTAGAAGACCGTGACACTATCAACCGTcttcaaacagaaaatcaagat CTCCGCGCTATCGTCGGTAAATTACGCTATCGCTGTGGTGTGCAACCCATTTCGAGTCCAGAGCCACAGGATCAAGCGATCTCAACTCCATCAGAGACCTTCGTTCCGCGGCCGTCTGCAGCCGAACCACTCTGGAATACGTTTGGAGTCAATCTGACAAGCAATTGGAATCGTTTGATCAACAATGGCCACAATCGTTCTATAGAGGATCAGCTAAATGCAGTGAAGGAATCTGCTATAGATTTTATTCGTTTAATTGGGCTGCGACAAGATGAGTTGATTAATCTAACTAGAGAGAACAACAATAAGGTCACAGAAAAAATGGAAgccagatttaaaaaatctgtaaAGAAAACGGCCGATTTGTTAGAACGCGTGAATAAAGAACACGAATCTTTCACCTCCTTATTGGAAGAAGTCGAAAATCGTTTGGAGAAACTTCGCTCCAAGTTGGAATTCCATTGGTCAAATCTATTACAATCCTATTCCGGTGCTGGCAATAGATTTGTGACTTCAGAAAATACCAAGCCTTTGAATTCCGACTGGTTCCTTTCGATGGGGAAACAACGTGACAAAATGCGACGCAGCGAGAAGCAAAGCGAGTGGATGTTCGATCGAGCCAAAAACCGCGAACTAGAACGCAGATCCCGAAAattccaaacaaaacaaaagaagcagAAAACCTTCCAGGGAAATTCCTGGAACCATTATTCGTCTTGA
- the LOC124203294 gene encoding lithostathine-1-like isoform X2, which translates to MNLYCFLLSLFFVLTTTALSTGDNADGFFSGSTKSCPEYYRNDVRVPCFFLGEKCYCFSTQMFLMAWNDAKYYCRLNNYTLISLETKAEDDLIHQHIETTELLSELPWFWTSGTYSEDQWKWSTSPLPGEPFSYSNWASTRPIYNMNGYCTEINYSTFQGAWVDFPCDFTNYFICEGNSTFI; encoded by the exons ATGAATTTGT attgtTTTTTGCTATCcctctttttcgttttgacAACAACCGCCCTGTCAACAGGAGACAACGCTGATGGATTTTTTTCCGGGTCAACAA aaagCTGCCCGGAATATTATCGCAATGACGTCCGTGTTCCTTGCTTTTTCTTGGGTGAAAAATGCTATTGTTTCTCAACACAAATG TTTCTGATGGCGTGGAATGACGCTAAATATTATTGTCGACTTAACAATTATACTTTGATAAGTCTGGAGACAAAAGCGGAAGATGATCTGATACATCAACATATCGAAACCACCGAAT TACTTTCCGAGCTGCCATGGTTTTGGACTTCAGGAACATACAGTGAGGATCAGTGGAAATGGTCTACAAGCCCCCTTCCTGGTGAACCTTTTAGTTATTCAAATTGGGCCTCAACAAGGCCAATTTACAACATGAATGGTTACTGCACTGAAATCAATTACAGCACTTTTCAAGGTGCATGGGTGGACTTTCCTTGCgattttacaaattattt tatatgCGAAGgaaattcaacttttatttaa
- the LOC124203294 gene encoding lithostathine-1-like isoform X1, with protein MPILKNILFSDCFLLSLFFVLTTTALSTGDNADGFFSGSTKSCPEYYRNDVRVPCFFLGEKCYCFSTQMFLMAWNDAKYYCRLNNYTLISLETKAEDDLIHQHIETTELLSELPWFWTSGTYSEDQWKWSTSPLPGEPFSYSNWASTRPIYNMNGYCTEINYSTFQGAWVDFPCDFTNYFICEGNSTFI; from the exons ATgccaatattaaaaaacattttattttcagattgtTTTTTGCTATCcctctttttcgttttgacAACAACCGCCCTGTCAACAGGAGACAACGCTGATGGATTTTTTTCCGGGTCAACAA aaagCTGCCCGGAATATTATCGCAATGACGTCCGTGTTCCTTGCTTTTTCTTGGGTGAAAAATGCTATTGTTTCTCAACACAAATG TTTCTGATGGCGTGGAATGACGCTAAATATTATTGTCGACTTAACAATTATACTTTGATAAGTCTGGAGACAAAAGCGGAAGATGATCTGATACATCAACATATCGAAACCACCGAAT TACTTTCCGAGCTGCCATGGTTTTGGACTTCAGGAACATACAGTGAGGATCAGTGGAAATGGTCTACAAGCCCCCTTCCTGGTGAACCTTTTAGTTATTCAAATTGGGCCTCAACAAGGCCAATTTACAACATGAATGGTTACTGCACTGAAATCAATTACAGCACTTTTCAAGGTGCATGGGTGGACTTTCCTTGCgattttacaaattattt tatatgCGAAGgaaattcaacttttatttaa